One part of the Eucalyptus grandis isolate ANBG69807.140 chromosome 10, ASM1654582v1, whole genome shotgun sequence genome encodes these proteins:
- the LOC104420936 gene encoding uncharacterized protein LOC104420936, with amino-acid sequence MATEKVSLKLLVNKSNRTVLFAEAGKDFVDFLFHFLALPVGTVIQLLTKTGMVGSLGNLYGSVEKLNDVYIEPSKKDILLKPKAPSCVSEIPLILPETSSDSTPKTYYRCPQRSYHNCSGYVAEDPSAQCPQCNNSMNHPITLVKSLAGNPAAAAASAAESNSRVGFVHGVVTYMVMDDLEVKPMSTISSITLLTQFNVKEIRHLEEKVVSLGMDEGIKLLRTSFHSKKVLTDVFLDDEEIVIK; translated from the exons ATGGCGACAGAGAAAGTGAGCTTGAAGCTTCTGGTCAACAAGAGCAACCGAACGGTGCTCTTTGCTGAAGCAGGCAAAGATTTTGTAGACTTCCTCTTCCACTTCCTTGCATTGCCGGTTGGAACGGTGATCCAGCTCCTCACAAAAACCGGGATGGTGGGCAGTTTAGGCAATCTCTACGGCAGCGTCGAGAAGCTGAACGATGTGTACATTGAACCTTCCAAGAAAGACATTCTCTTGAAACCCAAAGCACCCTCCTGCGTCTCTGAAATCCCACTTATATTGCCTGAGACTTCTTCAGATTCAACGCCCAAAACCTACTACAGGTGCCCTCAACGTTCGTATCATAACTGTTCAGGCTATGTGGCAGAGGACCCTTCTGCACAATGTCCCCAGTGCAATAATTCCATGAACCACCCAATTACTCTTGTCAAATCACTGGCCGGTAACCCGGCGGCTGCTGCGGCATCAGCAGCTGAATCAAATAGTAGGGTTGGTTTCGTGCACGGGGTGGTTACGTACATGGTGATGGACGATCTGGAGGTGAAGCCAATGTCGACTATTTCGAGCATTACTTTGCTTACCCAGTTCAACGTGAAGGAGATTAGGCATCTTGAGGAGAAGGTGGTCAGCTTGGGAATGGACGAG GGTATAAAGCTATTGAGGACTTCATTTCACTCCAAGAAGGTTCTCACTGATGTCTTTCTCGATGACGAAGAGATCGTGATCAAGTGA
- the LOC104420934 gene encoding uncharacterized protein LOC104420934, whose protein sequence is MATDKVSLKLLVNKSTRTVLFAEAGKDFVDFLFHILALPVGTVIQLLTKTGMVGSLGNLYGSVEKLNDVYIEPSKKDILLKPKAPSCVSEIPLILPETSSDSTPKTYYRCPQRSYNNCSGYVAEDPSAQCPQCNNSMNQPFTLVKSLAGNPAAAAASVAESNSKAGFVHGVVTYMVMDDLEVKPMSTISSITLLNEFDVKEIGLLEEKVVSLGMDEGIKLLRISFHSKKVLTDVFLDDK, encoded by the exons ATGGCGACGGACAAAGTGAGCTTGAAGCTTCTGGTCAACAAGAGCACCCGAACGGTGCTCTTTGCTGAAGCAGGCAAAGATTTTGTAGACTTCCTCTTCCACATCCTTGCATTGCCGGTCGGAACGGTGATCCAGCTCCTCACAAAAACCGGGATGGTGGGCAGTTTAGGCAATCTCTACGGCAGCGTCGAGAAGCTGAACGATGTGTACATTGAACCTTCCAAGAAAGACATTCTCTTGAAACCCAAAGCACCCTCCTGTGTCTCTGAAATCCCACTTATATTGCCTGAGACTTCTTCAGATTCAACGCCCAAAACCTACTACAGGTGCCCTCAACGTTCGTATAATAACTGTTCAGGCTATGTGGCAGAGGACCCTTCTGCACAATGTCCCCAGTGCAATAATTCCATGAACCAACCATTCACTCTTGTCAAATCACTGGCTGGTAACCCGGCGGCTGCTGCGGCATCAGTAGCTGAATCAAATAGTAAGGCTGGTTTCGTGCACGGGGTGGTTACGTACATGGTGATGGACGATCTGGAGGTGAAGCCAATGTCGACTATCTCAAGCATTACTTTGCTTAACGAGTTCGACGTGAAGGAGATTGGGCTGCTCGAGGAGAAGGTGGTCAGCTTGGGAATGGACGAG GGTATAAAGCTATTGAGGATTTCATTTCACTCCAAGAAGGTTCTCACGGATGTCTTTCTCGATGACAAGTGA